Proteins from one Caulobacter sp. 73W genomic window:
- a CDS encoding DUF2147 domain-containing protein, translating into MTLKTIALAAAFASLAAAPAFADITGVWRTPTANGKVEISKCGAELCGRLIGSDNIDKNPALKDGRNKDESQRGRPLKGLQMLYGFKGGPEKWTGGKVYNPEDGGTYSGTIEQTGPDSLKLKGCIVAPLCKTQTWTRWK; encoded by the coding sequence ATGACCCTGAAGACCATCGCTCTCGCCGCCGCCTTCGCCAGCCTCGCCGCGGCCCCGGCCTTCGCCGACATCACCGGCGTGTGGCGCACCCCGACCGCCAACGGCAAGGTCGAGATCAGCAAGTGCGGCGCGGAACTCTGCGGCCGCCTGATCGGCTCCGACAACATCGACAAGAACCCGGCCCTCAAGGACGGGCGCAACAAGGACGAGTCCCAGCGCGGCCGGCCCCTGAAGGGCCTGCAGATGCTGTACGGGTTCAAGGGCGGCCCCGAGAAGTGGACCGGCGGCAAGGTCTACAACCCCGAGGACGGCGGCACCTATTCGGGCACGATCGAACAGACCGGGCCGGACAGCCTGAAGCTCAAGGGCTGCATCGTCGCGCCGCTCTGCAAGACGCAGACCTGGACGCGCTGGAAGTAG
- a CDS encoding aminopeptidase P family protein has translation MRQTFDESTDPSFGPKHVPLIRQAMAAQGLDGFLVPHEDEHQNEYLPAANDRLAWASGFTGSAGAGVILKDKAAVFVDGRYTLQVREQVDQGVFEIRDLVEGGVPAYLAAAPKGYVIGYDPRLHSPDALASLRAAAEKAGASLKPVSANPLDEAWGQSRPPQPTAPVVPQPLEFSGEDSADKRARVGAALGADAAVITAPSSIAWLFNIRGGDVIRSPLPLAQAIVRADGTARLFLDPVKVTEELPAWLGNQVSLETPDALPGALAELKGKKVLVDPAQSSAWYFDTLADAGATVVRGMDPCALPRACKNSVEIAGTSEAHRRDGAVLAQFLHWLATDAQVSPPDEKETVTKLEGLREATGMLKDLSFDTIGAANGHGALPHYRPSERTNERAKQGSLLLVDSGAQYMDGTTDVTRTVAIGEPTTEMVRRNTLVMKGHLAIARLRFPAGTTGSAIDAFARAHLWAEGLDYDHGTGHGVGVYLGVHEGPQRISKAPNTIALQPGMIVSNEPGYYKDGEYGIRIENLEVVTPATQAGDGDRPMHGFHALTLAPYDRRLLDKSLLSIQEVAQIDAYHARVWKEIGPRVEGDVKAWLEKACAPL, from the coding sequence ATGCGCCAGACCTTCGATGAATCCACCGATCCCTCCTTCGGCCCCAAGCACGTCCCGCTGATCCGCCAGGCCATGGCGGCTCAAGGGCTGGACGGCTTCCTCGTGCCGCATGAGGACGAGCACCAGAACGAATACCTGCCCGCCGCCAATGACCGCCTGGCCTGGGCCAGCGGCTTCACCGGCTCGGCCGGAGCCGGGGTGATCCTCAAGGACAAGGCCGCCGTATTCGTCGATGGCCGCTACACCCTGCAGGTCCGCGAGCAGGTGGATCAGGGCGTGTTCGAGATTCGCGATCTGGTCGAAGGCGGCGTGCCCGCCTATCTGGCCGCCGCGCCCAAGGGCTACGTCATCGGCTACGATCCGCGCCTGCACAGCCCGGACGCCCTGGCCTCCCTGCGCGCCGCCGCCGAGAAGGCCGGCGCCAGCCTGAAGCCGGTCTCCGCCAACCCGCTGGACGAAGCCTGGGGCCAGTCGCGCCCGCCGCAGCCGACCGCGCCGGTCGTGCCGCAGCCTCTGGAATTCTCGGGTGAGGACTCCGCCGACAAGCGCGCCCGCGTCGGCGCGGCGCTCGGCGCGGACGCGGCGGTGATCACCGCCCCCTCCTCCATCGCCTGGCTGTTCAACATCCGCGGCGGCGACGTCATCCGCTCGCCCCTGCCGCTGGCCCAGGCCATCGTTCGCGCCGACGGCACGGCTCGCCTGTTCCTCGATCCGGTCAAGGTGACCGAGGAACTGCCCGCCTGGCTCGGCAACCAGGTCAGCCTGGAGACGCCTGACGCCCTGCCGGGCGCTCTGGCGGAGTTGAAGGGCAAGAAGGTGCTAGTCGATCCGGCGCAGTCCTCGGCCTGGTACTTCGACACCCTGGCCGACGCGGGCGCGACCGTGGTCCGCGGCATGGATCCCTGCGCCCTGCCCCGCGCCTGCAAGAACAGCGTCGAGATCGCCGGGACCAGCGAGGCGCACCGCCGCGACGGCGCCGTGCTCGCCCAATTCCTGCACTGGCTGGCCACCGACGCCCAGGTCAGCCCGCCGGACGAGAAGGAGACCGTCACCAAGCTGGAAGGCCTGCGCGAGGCCACCGGCATGCTGAAGGATCTCAGCTTCGACACCATCGGCGCGGCCAACGGCCACGGCGCCCTGCCGCATTACCGCCCGTCCGAGCGCACCAATGAGCGGGCCAAGCAGGGCTCCCTGCTGCTGGTCGACAGCGGCGCCCAGTACATGGACGGCACCACCGACGTTACCCGCACGGTCGCCATCGGCGAGCCGACGACCGAAATGGTCCGCCGCAACACCCTGGTGATGAAGGGCCACCTGGCTATCGCCCGCCTGCGCTTCCCGGCCGGCACCACCGGCTCGGCCATCGACGCCTTCGCCCGCGCCCACCTGTGGGCCGAGGGGTTGGACTACGACCACGGCACCGGCCACGGCGTCGGGGTCTATCTGGGCGTCCACGAAGGGCCGCAGCGCATCTCGAAGGCGCCCAACACCATCGCCCTGCAGCCGGGGATGATCGTCTCCAACGAGCCCGGCTACTACAAGGACGGCGAGTACGGCATCCGCATCGAGAACTTGGAAGTCGTCACGCCCGCCACGCAAGCCGGCGACGGCGACCGGCCGATGCACGGCTTCCACGCCCTGACCCTGGCGCCCTACGACCGCCGCCTGCTCGACAAGAGCCTGCTGTCGATCCAGGAGGTCGCCCAGATCGACGCCTATCATGCGCGTGTCTGGAAGGAGATCGGCCCCCGCGTCGAAGGCGACGTGAAGGCCTGGCTGGAGAAGGCCTGCGCGCCGCTCTAG
- a CDS encoding aspartyl protease family protein — MKSILMAASAVCALALPAFAHADATSDAVARYVAWRGGAAFQKADGLLLRGEADNGTFKGPLERRIEPGRTVEKFNMGGLATHRAFIGKGGWSVTLSGQVEPLNAIAAQQAEDRRRVTFDDALKTAALQADETFDGKTVQVLRVTLGGKDRYDLLLDPATGALVADRLVQDSDTTETRYSDWRMVEGVRIPFRQQQQVIGDPIGMTVTLTGADIDPKRDDKAFVQPTARKVYAFTGGKTAAAPVAFEFYLGSRIYMPVTVNGTDTRGMLDSGAETTVLDKAFAESLGIKPSAVVTAVGTGGRELSELATGVTLRIGDMELRDLTVALMDLSPIATAIGRPLPVVLGKEMFNEVVVDLDFAGQTIGFHDPARFTPKPGAVAVPVTNSNGLHAIPASIEGAEPVLFDFDLGNGSPLLVFPGYWKPRNLLADRPSSKALAGAIGGMKPRNVATIRTLTLGGVVLKDIPANFGEEDGSALDTTQTLGNIGMPILSRFDLTTDYSRHRILLKPRPDAVGQPFTKDRSGLGARLNDGVFNLSFVAPGSPAEAAGLKAGQKITAVNGQSAKDLAVAGLTRLRTGAAGETLALTLGTGETVNLVLKDYF; from the coding sequence ATGAAATCGATCCTGATGGCCGCCTCGGCGGTCTGCGCCCTCGCCTTGCCTGCGTTCGCCCACGCCGACGCGACCTCGGACGCCGTGGCCCGCTATGTCGCCTGGCGCGGCGGCGCGGCCTTCCAGAAGGCCGACGGCCTGCTGCTGCGCGGCGAGGCCGACAACGGAACCTTCAAGGGGCCGCTTGAGCGCCGCATCGAACCCGGCCGCACGGTCGAGAAATTCAACATGGGCGGCCTCGCCACCCACCGGGCGTTTATCGGCAAGGGCGGCTGGTCGGTCACCCTCAGCGGCCAGGTCGAGCCCCTGAACGCCATCGCCGCGCAGCAGGCCGAGGATCGCCGGCGCGTCACCTTCGACGATGCCCTGAAGACCGCGGCCCTGCAGGCCGACGAGACCTTCGACGGCAAGACGGTGCAGGTCCTGCGCGTCACCCTGGGCGGCAAGGACCGCTACGACCTGCTGCTCGACCCCGCCACCGGCGCGCTGGTCGCCGACCGGCTGGTCCAGGACAGCGACACGACCGAGACCCGCTATAGCGACTGGCGGATGGTCGAGGGCGTGCGCATCCCGTTCCGCCAGCAGCAGCAGGTGATCGGCGACCCGATCGGAATGACCGTGACCCTCACCGGAGCGGACATCGATCCCAAGCGGGACGACAAGGCGTTCGTACAGCCGACGGCGCGCAAGGTGTACGCCTTCACGGGCGGCAAGACCGCGGCCGCCCCGGTCGCCTTTGAATTCTATCTCGGCTCACGCATCTACATGCCGGTGACGGTGAACGGCACGGACACGCGCGGCATGCTGGACAGCGGCGCGGAGACCACCGTCCTCGACAAGGCCTTCGCCGAGAGCCTGGGCATCAAGCCGTCGGCCGTGGTGACCGCGGTCGGCACCGGCGGCCGTGAGCTGAGCGAACTGGCCACGGGCGTCACCCTGCGCATCGGCGACATGGAGCTGCGCGATCTCACCGTCGCCCTGATGGACCTGTCGCCGATCGCCACGGCCATCGGCCGCCCCCTGCCCGTAGTCCTGGGCAAGGAGATGTTCAACGAGGTGGTGGTCGATCTGGACTTCGCCGGCCAGACTATCGGCTTCCACGACCCCGCCCGCTTCACGCCCAAGCCGGGCGCCGTGGCTGTGCCGGTGACCAACTCCAACGGCCTGCACGCCATCCCCGCCTCCATCGAGGGCGCCGAGCCGGTGCTGTTCGACTTCGACCTTGGCAACGGCTCGCCGCTGCTGGTCTTCCCCGGCTACTGGAAGCCGCGCAACCTGCTGGCGGATCGGCCCAGCTCCAAGGCCCTGGCCGGCGCCATCGGCGGTATGAAGCCGCGCAACGTCGCCACCATCCGCACCCTGACCCTGGGCGGCGTGGTGCTGAAGGACATCCCCGCCAACTTCGGGGAAGAGGACGGCAGCGCCCTCGACACCACCCAGACCCTGGGCAACATCGGCATGCCGATCCTCAGCCGGTTTGACCTGACCACCGACTATTCGCGTCACCGCATCCTGCTGAAGCCGCGCCCCGACGCGGTCGGCCAGCCCTTCACCAAGGACCGCTCGGGCCTGGGCGCCAGGCTCAACGACGGCGTCTTCAACCTCAGCTTCGTGGCCCCCGGCTCTCCCGCCGAGGCCGCTGGTCTCAAGGCCGGTCAGAAGATCACCGCGGTGAACGGCCAGTCGGCAAAGGACCTGGCTGTCGCCGGCCTGACCAGGCTGCGCACCGGCGCCGCGGGTGAAACCCTGGCCCTCACCCTCGGCACGGGCGAGACGGTGAACCTGGTCCTGAAGGACTACTTCTGA
- a CDS encoding TrmB family transcriptional regulator, producing MTTNNPESALLALGFTETEARLFCELTRLGPATGYRLSKAVGKAAANTYQALESLSRKGAVLVDDTDAKTWRAAPAAELIATLQAGFQQKSREALDALSTLEAPEAEARLYTLKTPAQVLARARAMIAQAKQVLLFDLFPEPFAALEDDLLQAADRGVKVLGQIYAPADTRLETVLTQASPTQLATWPGLQVTIIPDGREYLVSLLSRDSERCLHGMWSDSTYLACLYHSGLAAEMVLGAQARDQKLSFKPTLFAVSPPGLAELNHPSSGA from the coding sequence ATGACAACTAATAACCCAGAAAGCGCCCTGCTGGCCCTGGGCTTCACCGAGACCGAAGCCCGGCTGTTCTGCGAGCTGACCCGCCTGGGTCCGGCCACCGGCTATCGCCTGTCCAAAGCGGTGGGCAAGGCGGCGGCCAATACCTATCAGGCGCTGGAGAGCCTTTCGCGCAAAGGCGCGGTGCTGGTCGACGACACCGACGCCAAGACCTGGCGCGCGGCCCCGGCGGCGGAACTGATCGCGACCCTGCAGGCCGGCTTCCAGCAGAAGAGCCGGGAGGCGCTCGACGCCCTCTCCACCCTGGAGGCGCCGGAGGCGGAGGCGCGGCTCTACACCCTGAAGACGCCCGCCCAGGTGCTGGCCCGCGCCCGCGCCATGATCGCTCAGGCCAAGCAGGTGCTGCTCTTCGATCTCTTCCCCGAGCCCTTCGCGGCGCTGGAGGATGATCTGCTGCAGGCCGCTGACCGCGGCGTGAAGGTGCTGGGCCAGATCTACGCCCCCGCCGACACGCGGCTGGAGACCGTCCTGACCCAGGCCTCGCCCACGCAGCTGGCGACCTGGCCCGGCCTGCAGGTGACCATCATCCCCGACGGCCGGGAGTATCTCGTCTCCCTGCTCTCCCGAGACAGCGAGCGGTGCCTGCACGGCATGTGGAGCGACAGCACCTATCTCGCCTGCCTCTATCACAGCGGTCTCGCGGCCGAGATGGTCCTCGGCGCCCAGGCCCGCGACCAGAAGCTTTCCTTCAAACCCACGCTGTTCGCGGTGAGCCCGCCGGGCCTCGCCGAACTCAACCATCCGTCCTCCGGAGCATGA